From the genome of uncultured Methanobrevibacter sp.:
TGCCAGACGTTTCCGTTTTCATCAACCCATGTTTCTTCCTTGTCAAATGGATCATCTTCAATTCCGCTTCCCCTGTTATTTGTAAAGTTACAGTTTTCAACTACTCCGTTTGCTCCGTTCCAGTAGATTGCTCCACCGCCCGCATCATTTGAGAAGTATCTTCCATATGCATTTCCGTTAATGAAATTGATATTTCTGATAGTGACGTTATCTGCAGTGACATTGAACATTCTTGACAGCTTGTTTCCATCCAGAGTATGGCCTGCACCGTCAATGGTTATAGGTTTTGAGATTAATATTCCCTTATTTGAGCCATTTACAAATTTGTAATCGTCATCCAGTACTAAAATTCCGCCTTCAGGAGTGTTATTGACCAATAATTCCAAATCAGCAAAAGTATTTAATGGTGCGAATTTGACACAGGAGAAATCGACATCATACCATGATTCAATTAATGATTCATTTTCAATGAAGACCTCTGTTAAAGTCATGTTTCGGGAATTCAGGAACAAATCATTTTGATTGTTTTCAATGAATTTGGAGTTTATAAGCTGTCCTCCATCGCCGTTCCATGCAATTGCTCCGCCGGTGTGACCTGCTTTGTTATTTTTGAATTTGGAATTGGAGACACTGATATTGTTTCCCCATGAAACTGTTATAGCACCTCCGGTAAAATCAGCAGAATTATCGCAGAAATTGCAATTGTCAACAGAGATATCATTTCCACATAAATACAGTGCTCCAGCTTCGCTGTTGACTGTCATGATGTGAAGCTGTCTTGGATCATATCCGTCCCCATCAGTCAAACTAACATCGGCTGCAGTTTTTACAGTATTGTTTTTGAAATTGCAATTTGAAATACATCCATAATCACCCCTCCAAAGGACTGCTCCTCCGGCAGATGACGCTGCATTGTCTGTGAAATTGCAGTTAAGCAATACTCCATTGTTTCCCCACCAGGAAATTACACCACCTGCAAGGCCGGTTGTTTTACCGTTGACAAAATTGACGTTTTTGATTGTAACGTTATCTGCCTTAACCCAGAAAACCCTTTCAACATCAGATGCATCTATTGTATGACCATTACCGTCGATTGTAATGGAATTATTGATAATAATATGTTTTTGAGAAGTGTTTATGCTTTGATAGTTATTATCTAAGTTAACAACATCCCCATCATTTGTAAGATTGATTTTGTTTGCCAAATCATCAATATGGGACTCACTGACTGTCTGATTATCAAGTGCACTGACGCCTGAAATTGATAAACAGATTAAAGCAATTACTGTTAAAATAAAAATAAATTTTTTCAAAAAATAAAACCTCCTTTAAAATCAGTTAAATGTATGTTAAAAGAATAAGTTATATTTTTTGATAGTAGTGCGGGGGACGGGACTTGAACCCGCGAAGGGACTAACCCACTAGGCCCTCAACCTAGCGCCTTTGACCGCTCGACCACCCCCGCTATAAAACAAAAGTAGTTATTAATGAATATATTTTTCAAGTTATATATACTTAACTATTTTTCACATGTTTTTATAGTAACTTCCATGATTTTTTCATTTTTTAAATCTTCAATAAGTTTAGTGTCAAGGTCACGTGCAGCCTTATCGGAATTTACCATCAGAGTCCTTGGACATGTAAAATCGCTTTTTCTAATAACAATATCTGTGGGATGTGTCAGACTCAAGTCCTCATGACCATAGCCTACAATTTCATCATATCCGTTTTCAGTTTTAAGTTCAACGATTATTTTTGTGTTGGAATCAGCAATCTGATCCTTTAAATCCTGTGGAAAGTCCAGCATGGTCTTATCCATATCCACTCCAACAATGCAGTCCCCGCTAGGAGTCAAATACTGATCTTTTGTTATCTCAAATGTAGACTTATGTCTTGAAGTAACATTCTCATGACCCTTAGCTAGAATTTTAAAAATCATAAATAATAATTTGTAGCGAAAATTTATAAAATTATTGCTGAAAAGCATCAGGATTTTCTATATCATTTAATGAAAGAACTGCCCAATAATTTCAACAGTTGAGAGTATAAATATTAAAATAATAAATCGTTTTGATGATAAAATTAAAGTTGAATTAAAAAATCAGCAAATTAAATAAAGTAATCTACCATAAAAAAATAAAATAAAAGAAGTTTAGTTAAAAACTTCTATTTTTTGACAGTTATGGTATTTGTTATTGAAGTCTTGCCGTAAACTGACTTGATTTTATGTTTACCAACCTTTAAATTCATTTTGATAGTAACAGTAGCTATTCCTTTCTTATTTGTTTTGGCAATGTATTTCTTACCGTTGATTTTGAAGGTAATCTTTTTACCTTTAAGGACTTTGCCTGCACTGTTTACAAGTTTGGCACTGAATTTAGTGGTTTTGCTTTTCTTTTTAGAGATGTTTTTAGCAGACAATAGTTTTTTAACAGTAATCTTATTGGATACCTTAACTTTACCGTAGCTTGCAGTTACAGTGTATTTTTTAGCAGGCAGTTTAACAGCAAGTTTAGCATAACCGTTTTTATCTGTTTTGACTTTGTATGTCTTGCCGTTTACCTTGAATGTTACAGTCTTACCTGCACCGACAGGAGTTGCATTATCTGAATAGATTCTGACCTTGTAGTTTGTTTTAGCTCCATAATAGTTAGATACATCCTTATTTTCCATTATCCTGCTGTAGATTACAATTTTGTTGGATAATGACTCTCCGGTGGCCGGATTTTTACAGGAAATTGTGTATGTTCCGGGATTGATGTTGATGTTGATTCTTGCAATA
Proteins encoded in this window:
- a CDS encoding DUF371 domain-containing protein — protein: MIFKILAKGHENVTSRHKSTFEITKDQYLTPSGDCIVGVDMDKTMLDFPQDLKDQIADSNTKIIVELKTENGYDEIVGYGHEDLSLTHPTDIVIRKSDFTCPRTLMVNSDKAARDLDTKLIEDLKNEKIMEVTIKTCEK